From Micromonospora echinospora, one genomic window encodes:
- a CDS encoding YbaB/EbfC family nucleoid-associated protein: MNTPNVDDLERVVRDSEQRMRQLSEVETLLAEITSRYDTEDGMVSVELGADGRLRQLEINSRAMRLDSYTLAELITEAFNGAQQGVQEAVAKAMSDTMGTSDLGDVLGEARDIRKSMDGMLEAVSRSVNDAIVQASRFNNRR; this comes from the coding sequence ATGAACACCCCGAACGTGGACGACCTGGAGCGCGTGGTACGCGACAGCGAGCAGCGGATGCGGCAGCTGTCCGAGGTGGAGACGCTGCTGGCGGAGATCACCAGCCGGTACGACACCGAGGACGGGATGGTCTCCGTCGAGCTGGGCGCGGACGGCAGGCTCCGCCAGCTGGAGATCAACTCGCGGGCGATGCGCCTGGACTCCTACACCCTCGCCGAGCTGATCACCGAGGCCTTCAACGGGGCGCAGCAGGGGGTGCAGGAGGCGGTCGCCAAGGCCATGTCCGACACGATGGGCACCTCCGACCTGGGTGACGTGCTCGGCGAGGCGCGCGACATCCGAAAGAGCATGGACGGCATGCTGGAGGCCGTGTCGCGTTCGGTCAACGACGCGATCGTGCAGGCCAGCCGGTTCAACAACCGCCGCTGA
- a CDS encoding WXG100 family type VII secretion target — protein MVSVANAVMFAAVKTAVEANAKIAKTAVIAVVAVGTMAANPMDMSDAASVWKEIANDLGTFATHLDNALGKGDDWTADDKDAFADSLTNFKGEIEQFRTAAGDISSTLDTVSNAYMVSFVAVLAFAGACLVILIGLVVLLFIPHTSAAARAMIEFVGLALTALSAKVAVLLGGLGTAVAAMLAAVAYGSINMGSKGDSIPTAPDFEQIRIDYEAPRRFEVQGG, from the coding sequence ATGGTCAGCGTCGCCAACGCCGTGATGTTCGCGGCCGTGAAGACAGCGGTCGAGGCGAACGCGAAGATCGCGAAGACCGCGGTCATTGCCGTGGTCGCCGTGGGCACCATGGCGGCCAATCCGATGGACATGTCCGACGCGGCGTCGGTCTGGAAGGAGATCGCGAACGACCTCGGCACGTTCGCCACCCACCTCGACAACGCGCTCGGCAAGGGTGACGACTGGACGGCCGACGACAAGGACGCGTTCGCCGACTCGCTGACCAACTTCAAGGGCGAGATCGAGCAGTTCCGCACCGCCGCCGGCGACATCTCCAGCACGTTGGACACCGTCTCCAACGCGTACATGGTCTCGTTCGTGGCCGTGCTGGCCTTCGCCGGCGCCTGCCTGGTCATCCTGATCGGTCTGGTGGTGCTCCTCTTCATCCCGCACACCTCGGCCGCCGCCCGGGCGATGATCGAGTTCGTCGGGCTGGCGTTGACCGCGCTCTCCGCCAAGGTCGCCGTCCTGCTCGGTGGCCTGGGCACGGCCGTCGCGGCCATGCTGGCCGCCGTCGCCTACGGGTCGATCAACATGGGCTCCAAGGGCGACAGCATCCCCACCGCGCCGGACTTCGAGCAGATCCGCATCGACTACGAGGCGCCCCGGCGCTTCGAGGTCCAGGGCGGCTGA
- a CDS encoding WXG100 family type VII secretion target, with product MAFEVEAATLHTAASDVRSTRSEVDGELKKLWNVVDDLAIAWKGGASTGFQQLMQRWNEDTGKLLTAMDNIADLLDKSGTTHQVNDEEQQQMLDKFHAALNP from the coding sequence ATGGCGTTCGAGGTCGAAGCTGCGACCCTGCATACCGCCGCGAGTGACGTGCGCTCCACGCGCAGCGAGGTCGACGGTGAGCTGAAGAAGCTGTGGAACGTCGTCGACGACCTGGCCATCGCCTGGAAGGGCGGGGCGTCCACGGGTTTCCAGCAACTCATGCAGCGGTGGAACGAGGACACCGGCAAGCTGCTGACGGCGATGGACAACATCGCCGACCTGCTCGACAAGTCGGGCACCACGCACCAGGTGAACGACGAAGAGCAGCAGCAGATGCTGGACAAGTTCCACGCTGCCCTGAACCCGTGA
- a CDS encoding WXG100 family type VII secretion target translates to MTIKVDYAVLEASNAQMQTISRTIDEKLDTLRQMLSKLQWDGEDRTAYEQHQAQWDAAVRDINKILNDIGGAVGIARENYVTTEMSNSKMWH, encoded by the coding sequence GTGACGATCAAGGTTGACTACGCGGTCCTCGAGGCCAGCAACGCGCAGATGCAGACCATCTCGCGGACCATCGACGAGAAGCTGGACACGCTCCGGCAGATGCTCAGCAAGCTCCAGTGGGACGGTGAGGACCGGACCGCGTACGAGCAGCACCAGGCCCAGTGGGACGCCGCCGTACGGGACATCAACAAGATCCTGAACGACATCGGCGGGGCGGTGGGCATCGCCCGCGAGAACTACGTGACCACCGAGATGAGCAACTCGAAGATGTGGCACTGA
- the mycP gene encoding type VII secretion-associated serine protease mycosin — MRRRDGFHTGRRSAAAVLAVLVATGTGLLTTPGPARAETVRGYQWYLDTLRIPQAHKLSKGSGVTVAVIDGGVDASHPDLRGQVLPGHGIGGDAAADGRRDANRIGHGTGMAGLIAGRGGGTDRLLGIAPAAKILPVSIGARFDPGELTTAIRWAVDNGADVVNLSLGTPGRPDRAELDAIRYALEKDVVVVASAGNREQGDTAVTSPANIPGVVAVSGLAEKGGFFAGSVRGPEVVLAAPQERIISPRPFAVSKNGYGLTSGTSDSAAIVSGVAALVRSRYPDLDAANVVNRLIRTADDEGRSGRDDQFGFGAVNPVAALSGTVPTVRANPLVTQASTADPAEEPADQQDEQGIYGFSVTNKAGAALQVGLCLAVVVGVIVLIVVARRSARRRTPAGPPGPPPPPGGWSPTGPPPGGPAWHPAAGQVPGQPPPGQYPGQPPSGHYPGQPPSGQQYPGQPPTFTAHPHAAPVPGAAQPGTGPVPPAPAAPPHADTDR, encoded by the coding sequence ATGCGCAGGAGAGACGGCTTCCACACGGGCCGACGGTCCGCGGCGGCCGTGCTGGCCGTCCTGGTCGCGACCGGCACCGGGCTGCTGACCACCCCCGGTCCGGCCCGCGCCGAGACCGTCCGCGGATACCAGTGGTACCTGGACACCCTGCGGATCCCCCAGGCGCACAAGCTCAGCAAGGGCAGCGGGGTCACCGTCGCGGTGATCGACGGCGGGGTGGACGCCTCCCATCCGGACCTGCGCGGTCAGGTCCTGCCGGGACACGGGATCGGTGGCGACGCCGCCGCCGACGGTCGCCGGGACGCCAACCGGATCGGGCACGGCACGGGCATGGCGGGACTGATCGCCGGCCGTGGCGGAGGCACCGATCGACTCCTGGGCATCGCCCCGGCGGCGAAGATCCTGCCGGTGTCCATCGGGGCGCGGTTCGACCCGGGCGAGTTGACCACGGCGATCCGCTGGGCGGTGGACAACGGAGCGGACGTCGTCAACCTGTCGCTCGGCACCCCCGGTCGACCCGACCGCGCCGAACTCGACGCGATCCGGTACGCCTTGGAGAAGGACGTCGTCGTGGTCGCCTCGGCCGGCAACCGGGAGCAGGGCGACACGGCCGTCACGTCACCGGCCAACATCCCCGGCGTCGTCGCGGTCTCCGGGCTGGCCGAGAAGGGCGGGTTCTTCGCCGGTTCGGTGCGTGGCCCGGAGGTCGTGCTGGCCGCCCCGCAGGAACGCATCATCAGCCCCCGCCCGTTCGCGGTGTCGAAGAACGGATACGGCCTGACCAGCGGTACGAGCGACTCCGCCGCGATCGTCTCCGGGGTGGCCGCGTTGGTGCGGTCCCGCTACCCGGACCTCGACGCGGCCAACGTGGTCAACCGGCTGATCCGGACCGCCGACGACGAGGGCCGGTCGGGTCGGGACGACCAGTTCGGCTTCGGTGCGGTGAACCCGGTGGCCGCGCTCAGCGGCACGGTGCCGACGGTACGCGCCAACCCGCTGGTGACCCAGGCGTCGACGGCCGACCCGGCGGAGGAGCCCGCCGACCAGCAGGACGAGCAGGGCATCTACGGATTCAGCGTGACGAACAAGGCCGGTGCGGCCCTCCAGGTCGGCCTCTGCCTGGCGGTGGTCGTCGGCGTGATCGTCCTCATCGTGGTGGCCCGCCGGTCCGCGCGGCGTCGGACCCCCGCCGGTCCGCCCGGTCCCCCGCCGCCTCCCGGTGGCTGGTCGCCCACCGGTCCCCCACCGGGCGGCCCCGCGTGGCACCCCGCGGCCGGCCAGGTCCCGGGGCAGCCACCACCCGGGCAGTACCCGGGACAGCCACCGTCCGGCCATTACCCGGGGCAGCCACCGTCCGGGCAGCAGTACCCGGGACAGCCGCCGACGTTCACCGCCCATCCGCACGCCGCGCCGGTGCCCGGAGCGGCCCAGCCGGGCACCGGCCCGGTGCCACCGGCCCCGGCCGCGCCACCGCACGCCGACACGGACCGGTAG
- a CDS encoding WXG100 family type VII secretion target has protein sequence MGVSWEEMCQQVVIDGRPGDVASAALGWTELLKNLRSVKESLEKNASDLGTVWKGPAYDAFKTHVDEIAKSTGRLIDDAEEGDGIVHSLNAAADKLTAAQSEFPIPASCVNDVLEARNGHLTIGVGFFEAKVAPDFLGLLDPIAGLADWLNDRTDEAAQVYNQVNNQYQGQADTMPGQTSNVPTQRNPNLETPNLETGGGGGGAGSVPSLPGGPGTGRTPGTPDLPSTANPDVPSTPDPDLGRDPGTDLPGTTTPGFDDTPGLDEDRYGSGLASAAPTTGTGGLPSTSGLGSGGLGGGAGSGSVPGGGALGRPVATMMPPMMGGGAAGGGRGGGKLGAGGRLGAGGAPGMLGGAGGAGGRGAGGNRGVGAATAGTRGAAGGRGGLVGAGAGAGYGEDEATRSTWLDEDEDIWGADGDSLPGILR, from the coding sequence ATGGGTGTCAGTTGGGAAGAGATGTGCCAGCAGGTCGTCATCGACGGCCGGCCCGGTGACGTGGCCAGTGCCGCCCTCGGGTGGACGGAGCTGCTGAAGAACCTGCGCAGCGTCAAGGAGAGCCTGGAGAAGAACGCCTCGGACCTGGGGACGGTCTGGAAGGGACCGGCGTACGACGCGTTCAAGACGCACGTCGACGAGATCGCCAAGTCCACCGGACGGCTGATCGACGACGCCGAGGAGGGCGACGGGATCGTCCACTCCCTGAACGCCGCCGCGGACAAGCTGACCGCGGCACAGTCGGAGTTCCCGATCCCGGCCTCCTGCGTCAACGACGTGCTGGAGGCCCGCAACGGCCACCTCACCATCGGCGTCGGCTTCTTCGAGGCGAAGGTGGCTCCGGACTTCCTCGGCCTGCTGGACCCGATCGCCGGGCTCGCCGACTGGCTCAACGACCGGACCGACGAGGCCGCCCAGGTCTACAACCAGGTCAACAACCAGTACCAGGGCCAGGCCGACACCATGCCGGGCCAGACCAGCAACGTGCCGACCCAGCGGAACCCCAACCTGGAGACCCCGAACCTGGAAACCGGCGGCGGCGGGGGTGGCGCGGGCTCGGTGCCCTCGCTGCCCGGCGGCCCCGGCACGGGCCGGACGCCCGGCACGCCGGACCTCCCGTCGACGGCCAACCCCGACGTGCCGTCCACGCCCGACCCGGACCTCGGCCGGGATCCCGGCACGGACCTGCCCGGCACCACCACCCCCGGCTTCGACGACACCCCCGGCCTCGACGAGGACCGGTACGGGTCCGGCCTGGCCAGTGCCGCCCCGACGACCGGTACCGGCGGTCTGCCCAGCACCTCCGGACTGGGCAGCGGTGGTCTCGGCGGTGGCGCCGGTTCGGGGTCGGTTCCCGGCGGCGGCGCGCTCGGCCGGCCCGTCGCCACGATGATGCCGCCGATGATGGGGGGCGGTGCCGCCGGTGGCGGCCGGGGCGGCGGCAAGCTCGGTGCGGGCGGTCGCCTGGGCGCGGGCGGGGCCCCCGGGATGCTCGGCGGAGCCGGTGGCGCGGGTGGCCGGGGTGCCGGTGGCAACCGGGGTGTCGGCGCGGCGACCGCCGGGACGCGGGGCGCGGCCGGCGGCCGGGGTGGCCTGGTCGGCGCGGGCGCCGGAGCCGGTTACGGGGAGGACGAGGCCACCCGGAGCACCTGGCTCGACGAGGACGAGGACATCTGGGGCGCGGACGGCGACAGCCTGCCGGGCATCCTCCGCTGA